Genomic DNA from Pseudomonas sp. CCC3.1:
AAGCAATGTGGCTTTTGGCCTGGATTTCGCTCGCCAACCCACAGTGTCCAGCGCCGAGCGCAAGGCCCGGGTAGATCAAGCCATTATTGAAGTGGGCTTGCAGCACGCTCGCGGTCAATACCCGGCGCAATTGTCTGGCGGCATGGCGCAGCGGGTCGCGCTGGCGCGGTGCCTGGCGCGCCAACCTCACGTGCTGTTGCTCGACGAACCCTTTGGCGCGCTGGACGAAGTGACCCGCGCCGACATGCAACACCTGTTGCTGAAAGTGATTGCGCGGCACAACACGGCCGCGCTGTTGATCACCCATGACATTGACGAAGCCCTGTTACTCAGTGACCGAATCCTGCTACTGGGCCACAGCCCGGCGCACACGGTGGGTGAGTGGCGCATTGATCTGGCGCAGCCGCGCGAAGAACGGATTGATGAACTGGGCGCTTTACGCATCGAGATTCTTAAAACCCTTCGGCGGGCGAGCCGCACACCTGACGCTGTTATTGACCCCTTGCCCGACTCGCTGGAGCGTGAACATGTGCCTGGACGACTTCACTCACACACGACGTGACATTTTAAAACTCAGCGCCATGCTGACTGCGGCAGGCGCCTTGCCAATGCTGGCGAGCCTGCAAGCGCGGGCCGCTGCCGAGCCGGATGCGCCCGTACGCATTGGCTATCTGCCCATCACCGACGCCACGCCATTACTGGTGGCGCACAACAATGGCCTGTTCGAAGCCGAAGGCATCAAGGCCGAGCGACCGGTGCTATTGCGCAGTTGGGCACAGGTGATCGAGGCGTTCATCTCGGGGCAGGTTAACGTCATTCATCTGTTGTCGCCGATGACGGTGTGGGCCCGCTATGGCAGCAAAGTGCCGGCCAAAGTCGTGGCCTGGAACCATGTCGGGGGCTCGGGGCTGACCGTTGCGCCGGGTATTCGCGAGGTTAAACAACTGGGCGGGCAATCGGTGGCGATCCCGTTCTGGTACTCGATCCACAATGTGGTGGTGCAACAGTTGTTTCGTGACAACGGCTTGCAACCGGTCACGCGCCCGGTCAACAGCCCGTTGGCGGCCAACGAGGTCAACCTGGTGGTGATGCCGCCTTCGGACATGCCCCCTGCGCTGGCCACCCAGCGTATTGCCGGTTACATCGTGGCAGAGCCTTTCAATGCCCTGGCCGAAGACCTCAAGGTCGGTCGCGTGCAGCGTTTTACCGGGGACATGTGGCGCAACCACGCATGCTGCGTGGTGTTTATGCACGAGCACGACTTGAATAATCGCCCTGAGTGGTCGCAAAAGGTCGTGAATGCCATCGTCAAGGCGCAGCTCTGGACCCGCGACAACCGCGAGCAGGCGGCCAAGTTGCTGGCCAAGGACGGCGACAACCGCTACACCCCGCACAGTTCGCAGGTATTGCAACGCGTGCTGGCGCCAGCCGCCACTGAGCGTACGGGCTATGAAAACGACGGCGCCATTCAACACGCGAACTGGGACGAACAGCGCATCGACTTTCAGCCTTATCCCTTCCCGAGCTACACCGAAGCATTGGTGACGCGCCTCAAGCACACGCTGATTCAGGGGGATAACGGTTTTCTGGCTGATCTTGACCCCGCGCACGTGGCGCAAGATCTGGTGGATGACCGCTTTGTCAAAAACAGCATTGCCAGCGTCGGCGGCCTGAAAGCCTTCGGCCTGCCCGAGAGCTTTACGCGCACTGAGGAGTTTGGCTTTTGAAAACGCCCACACCTTCACTCAAGCGCCAATGGGTGCTCGGTTTAGCCGGATTGCTGAGCCTGCTGCTCTTGTGGTGGTTGGGCATTGAAGTGTTCGGCAGCGCACAGGGGCTTTCGGCGCGTTTCTCGCCGCAGGCCACCTTCGCCAGCCTGATCGAGCTGTTGGGCAGTGCGCAGCTTTACGACAACGTTTGGGTGAGTTTGAAGCGGATCGTGTTCAGTCTGTTGCTCGCGCTGTTGATCGGCGTGCCGCTGGGTTTGCTGATTGGCGGCTCCCGCAACCTTGAAGCGGCAACCACCCCGGCGTTCCAGTTTTTACGCATGATTTCGCCGCTGTCGTGGATGCCGGTGGTGGTGATGCTGATGGGCGTGGGCGATCAACCTATCTACTTTTTGCTGACGTTTGCCGCCGTGTGGCCGATTGTGCTCAACACCATCGCCGGGGTGCGTCAGTTGGACCCGCGCTGGCTGCAATTGAGCCGTAGCTTGAGCGCTACCCGTTGGGAAACCATGCGCCGGGTGATTTTGCCCGGCGTGCTGGGGCACGTGCTGACGGGGGTGCGACTGTCGATCGGAATTCTATGGATCGTGCTGGTGCCCTGCGAAATGCTCGGGGTGAGCGCAGGCCTGGGCTACTTCATTCTGGACACGCGCGACCGGCTGGCGTATTCCGAGTTAATGGCCATGGTGGTGCTGATTGGTCTGCTCGGCTTTGCTCTGGACGCGTTCGCACGCAGCTTGCACCGGCGTTGGGTGCATGCATAAACGTGCAGGCTAGCTCTCGGTGAGTTGGCCGTTCTCGGAAACCGTTGAAATGTTGTCGACTGAATGCAACGTGTGGCGCTGCGTGATGATGTACAGCACGTCGGCGCCGATCAACGTGATGGCGGCCAGGTAATCTGCGCGGGGCAAACTCAGGTTCCGCTCATAACAGCTTTGCGCATAGCGCCCGACACCACCGGCTGTCGCGAAACGCTCTTGCGTCAGCTTCAGGCGCAGACGTTCTTGTCTTAATCGTGATCCGTATGTGCTCATAGCTGTGGCCCAAGACAACCAAAAATGTCACGAAAAAGAGTAATTCAAGTAGTGAAATAGGGGAAGAGTGAGAGTCAGAAATGCCCATGAGAATGTAGGGCGTTTACTGTGAGGGGGGCAGGAGACGTTGTCGTCATCCTGCCTGCCAGCGCGGTTTATGCTGCCGGGTTTTTCTCTGTTTCTGGCAGGAACCAGTTCAGCAGCAGGGCGCAGATACCGCCTGTGGCCACACCGGACTCCAGCACGTTACGCAAGGCGGCGGGCATATGGGCCAGGAACTCAGGCACTTGCGACACACCGAGGCCCAAGGCCAGCGACACGGCAATAATCAGCAGCGCGCGACGGTCTAGGTGAATACTCGCCAAAATATTGATCCCCGAGGCAGCCACTGCGCCGAACATCACCATGGCTGCACCGCCCAGCACGGGCTCAGGCACCGCCTGGATCGCACCGGCCACGCTTGGGAACAGGCCCAGCAGAATCAACATGCCGGCAATCCAGACACCGATATGACGGCTGGCAATCCCGGTCAGCTGAATCACGCCGTTGTTCTGAGCAAAAATTGAGCTGGGGAAGGTATTGAACACGCCCGCCAGCAACGAGTTGGCGCCGTTGACCAATACGCCGCCCTTGATGCGCTGCATCCACACCGGGCCTTCAACGGGCTGGCGCGAGACCTTGCTGGTGGCGGTCACGTCGCCAATCGCTTCCAACGAAGTCACCAGGTAAATCACCAGCATGGGGATGAACAAAGCCCACGAAAAGCCCAAGCCAAAGTGCAGGGGCATGGGCACCTGAAACACTTCAGCCTGATGCATGCCGGTGAAGTCCAGACGGCCCAGATAGCCCGCCAGCGCGTAGCCGACGGCCAGAGCGATGACGATGGCGCAACTGCGCATCCACACCAGCGGGATGCGATTGAGGACCACAATAATCGCCAGCACCACGCCAGACAGCATCAGGTTTTCGCCATTGGCAAAGGTGCCGTTGGCCATGGCGCTGAAACCGCCGCCCATGCTGATCAGGCCGACTTTAATCAGCGTCAGGCCAATCATCAGCACCACGATCCCGGTGACCAGCGGGGTGATCATGCGTTTTACAAACGGCAAGACCCGCGAGATACCCATCTCGACAAACGAGCCCGCAATCACCACGCCGAAAATCGCTGCCATCACGCCTTCAACCGGCGTGCCTTGCTTGACCATCAACGCGCCGCCTGCGATCAGTGGGCCGACAAAGTTGAAACTGGTGCCCTGCACAATCAACAGCCCGGCGCCGAACGGGCCGAAACGCTTGCACTGAACAAAGGTGGCGATGCCGGAAATTACCAGCGACATCGACACGATCAGGTTGGTGTCGCGGCTCGACACCCCGAGCGCCTGACAAATCAGCAGGCCGGGCGTGACGATTGGCACAATGATGGCCAGCAGGTGTTGCAGCGCTGCCAGAAAGCCGATCCACGGCTTGGGACGATCTTCAAGGCCAAAGACCAGTTCGCTGGTCTGGGACTCGGCTTCATGCGGTGTGTTGGGAGAGGTCATGGCGAGCGCCCTGGAAAAAAGAGCGCGATTCTACTGGTGTTAGGCCACCACGCCCAGTGTTTGCTTGCACAGGCTTTCGTTGTGAGCGCAGGCGAACTTAAATCAATCGAATGATCAGGGCCTGCTGCTGTCGCAGTTAAAGGCTCGAACGGGCACACAGCAGCACTTTAAAAGGACGTTATTCATGCTTGAACCCACCTGGACTGCCTTGAAACATCACCGCCGGCTACAGCACATTGTGGCGACCCTGGTGCGCTTTGGCGCGCAGGATGTGTTAATCCGGCTCGGTTTGGGGCGCTTGCTGGCGGAGGTGAATGCCGAGCCCGGCGAGTCGTTGCCCGCCACTGTCCCGCAACGGGTGCGCATGGCACTGGAAACACTGGGGCCAACGTTTATCAAGTGCGGGCAGATACTGGCGAGCCGCAGTGACATCTTGTCGGCGCAGTGGGTTGATGAGTTGCAAGCCTTGCACAGTCAGGCCTCGACCTTGCCGTGGGCTGAGCTGGAGGCGCAGGTGCTGGAGGATTTGGGCTGCGCGCTGGATCAGGTCTTTGCCGAATTCGACACCCAGCCCTTGGCGGCCGCTTCGATGGCGCAGGTGTATCGAGCGCGCCTGCTCAGCGGCGAAGCCGTGGTGGTCAAAGTTCAGCGCCCCGGCTTGCGCAGACAAATGACCGCCGACTTGCAGTTGCTTGAAAGCGTGGCGCAGTTGGTTGAGCAGAACGAGGCGCTGGCGCTGTATCAACCGCGCCAGATGGTCCGGCAATTGGCCCGGGCGATGCTCGAAGAGCTGGACTTCACCCAGGAAGGGCAAAACTGCGACAGCGTGGCGCAACATTTTGCGCAGACCCCGCACATCGTGATTCCACGCATTTACTGGGCTTTCAGCAGTCAGCGCTTGCTGGTACAGGCATTTCTGCCGAGTTATACGCCGCTGGCGCGTGGCGCCTTGATTGCCCAAGGGCTTGACCCGAGCCTGCTGGCCCAGCGTGGGGCGCAGGCGTTTATCAAAATGTTGCTCGAAGATGGCCTGTTTCATGGCGACCCGCACCCCGGCAACTTGCGGGCAATGAGCGATAACCGTGTCGGCTTTATCGACTTCGGTATGGTCGGACGCCTCGACGAGCGGCGTCGGCTCGAAGTCATGAGCTTTATGCGGGCCTTGACCGAGGGCAGCAGCGAGACCCTGATTGGCGTATTGATCGACTGGAGCGGCGAGCGGGTGCAAGACCTGTCGCTGATCGAACAGGCCGCCCGCGAATACATGGCGCGCCATACGGGCGGGCCGTTGAAAATGAGCGCCTTGATTACTGATTTCCTGGGGTTGATTCGTGATTACCGCCTGCAACTGCCCGCGGATTTGTTGGTGTTGTTCAAAGCGCTGATCACCGCTGATGGCGTGTTGACCCAACTGGACCCGGACCTTGATCTGGTGGCGACGGCCAAGCCTGCGGTCGAGAAAATGCTGCGTGAACAGTTCGACTGGAAGGCCGCCAAGCGCTTAGGCATCGAGGGTCTGCAAGTGGGGCAAGGGTTATTGGCGGACTTGCCAAAACTGACGCGCTTGATGGTGCACCGGCTCAAACATGGCGTGCTCGACCTTAAGGTTGATATGCCGGGGCTGGAGCGTCTGGAGCGTTCCCTGCGACTGGCGTCGACCCGACTGTCGCTGGCGTTGCTGATCAGCGCGCTGCTGATTGCCTTCGGCCCGCAAATCGCTGCCGCCGGGCCCGTGTGGCAAGGCTTGTCGGCCGTCGGCTGGTTGGCCGGGATTGCCACGTTGGGAGGTTTGCTGGCGTTTTTATGGAGCCTGTTTAAAGGCCCGTAATGATCTGTAGGAGCGAGCTTGCCTCGCGATCTTTTAACCATCAAAAGATCGCGAGACAAGCTCGCTCCTACAAGGGGCTGTAACTGTCGTTACAAGTGCAACGCATGCCCCAACGCCCGCAGGGCCGCTTCTTGCACCGCTTCACCCAAGGTCGGGTGCGCGTGGATGGTGCCCGCGATGTCTTCCAGGCACGCGCCCATTTCCAGCGATTGGCCAAACGCTGTCGACAATTCCGAAACCCCGGCGCCCACGGCTTGCCAGCCCACGATCAAGTGGTTGTCACGCCGCGCAACCACCCGCACGAACCCGTTTTTGGATTCCAGGGTCATGGCCCGGCCATTGGCACTGAACGGAAAGCTGGCGCTGATGAAGTCCAGCCCGGCAGCCTCTGCTTCGGCCGGGGTTTTGCCGACCACGACAATTTCCGGGTCGGTGAAGCACACGGCCGCAATCGCGGTGGGGCTGAACTCGCGGTGTTTGCCGGCAATGATCTCGGCCACCATCTCACCTTGCGCCATCGCTCGGTGCGCGAGCATCGGCTCGCCGGTGAGGTCACCAATGGCCCACACGTTGCGCATGCTGGTCTGGCAGCGGTTGTCGACGCGTATCGCCGGGCCGTTCATGCCCAGCGCCAGGGTTTCCAGGTTGAAGCCCTGGGTGCGTGGGCGACGACCGACTGAAACCAGCACCTGATCGGTTTCCAGGGTTTGGCTTTCGCCCATGCGATTGCGCATCGACAGGGTTTTGCTGCTGGCCTGGAAGCCTTCAACGCTGTGCTCCAGGTACAACGTGATGCCCAGCGCCTTGAGTGATTCGGCCACTGGCAACGTCAGTTCTTTGTCGTAGGTCGGCAAGATTCGGTCACGGGCTTCCACCACCGTCACTTCAGCGCCCAGCTTGCGATAGGCGATGCCCAGCTCCAGACCGATATAACCGGCGCCCACCACGGTCAAGCGCTTGGGGATAGCCGTCGGAGCCAAGGCTTCGGTGGACGAAATAATTGCGCCGCCAATCGGCAGAATCGGCAGGTCGACAGTCTGCGACCCAGTGGCCAGCAACAGGTGCTCGCACTCGATGCGTTGACCGTCGACTTCGACCGCCTTGCCATCAAGGATCTTGGCCCAGCCATGAATGACCTTGACTCCGTGCTTTTTCAGCAAGGCGCCCACGCCTGTGGTCAGGCGATCAACAATGCTGTTTTTCCATTGCACGCTCTGGCCGATGTCCAGGGTCGGTGCCTGGGTTTTGATCCCCAATGGCGACGCATTAGTGCTGTAGCGTTGCGTGGTGTGGAACTGCTCAGCCACGTGAATCAGCGCCTTGGACGGGATGCAGCCGACGTTGAGACAGGTGCCGCCCAGCGACTGGCCTTCGATCAAAATAGTCGCAATGCCTAGCTGGCCAGCGCGAATAGCGGCCACATAGCCGCCAGGGCCGCCGCCGATAATCAGCAGCGTGGTGTGTTGAGTGGGCTGCATGTTCACTCCAGAAACAGGGTGGCAGGTTGTTCGAGCAAGCCACGCATGGCCTGAATAAATTGTGCCGCGTCCATGCCGTCGACCACGCGATGGTCGAAAGAGCTGGAGAGGTTCATCATTTTGCGAATCACGATCTGGCCTTTAACCACCATCGGCCGTTCGACGATGCGGTTCACCCCGATAATCGCGACTTCGGGCAGGTTGACCACCGGGGTGCTGACAATCCCGCCCAGCGCACCTAGGCTGGTCAGGGTGATGGTCGAGCCGCTCAGTTCTTCACGGGTCGCCTTGCCAGTGCGCACGGCATTCGCCAAACGCGCGATTTCATCGGCGGCGCCCCACAAGGTCAGGGTTTCGGCGTGGCGCACCACGGGCACCATCAGGCCGCCATCGCTTTGTGCCGCCACGCCGATGTGGGCGGCGCCAAAGCGGGTGATGATTTGCGCTTCGTCGTCGTAGCGCACGTTGATCTGCGGGAAGTCGCGCAAGGCCACAACCATGGCCCGCACCAGAAATGGCAGCAAGGTCAGTTTGCCGCGGCTGTCGCCCCATTTCTGATTGAGCTGGGCGCGCAGTTCTTCGAGCGCGGTGACGTCGATTTCTTCGACGTAGCTGAAGTGCGCAGCGCGGCGTTTGGCATCTTGCATGCGCTGGGCGATTTTGCGGCGCAGGCCGATCACCGGGATCTGCTGTTCATCGTTGCGTTTGGCGTAACCGCTGGCAGGTGCGGCGCTGGTGCTGGTGTCCTGGGCCAGGTAGGCGTCGAGGTCGTCATGTAACACACGGCCCGCAGGCCCGCTGCCCTGCACAAAACGCAGCTCGATCCCGGCATCCCAGGCGCGTTTTCGCACAGCAGGCGATGCCAGCGGGCGTTCGTTGGCCTCGCGGGCCACTGGGGTTGCGCGCAGGGTGGGTGCCGATTTGATGGCCGGTGCCGAAACAATCGCCACTTCAACCCGGGCTTGCGGCGCCGCTTTAGGCGCTGCCACCGGTTCTGGAGCCGCCACAGGCGCAGCACTTTCACGCAGATTGCCCGCGCCTTCGACTTCGATGCGAATCAACTCGCTGCCCACGGCCATCACTTCGCCAGGCTGCCCGCCCAGCGCCATTACTCGACCGGCCACGGGGGAGGGGATGTCCACGGTCGCCTTGTCAGTCATGACATCGGCCACCACCTGATCTTCGCTGACCATGTCACCGACTTTGACAAACCACTCCACCAACTCGACTTGTGCAATGCCTTCGCCAATGTCCGGCATCTTGATAACGTGCGTACCCATTTAAACCTCCATGACCCGTTGCAAAGCCGCACCCACTCGTGCAGGACCGGGGAAGTAGGCCCACTCCTGAGCATGCGGGTAAGGTGTGTCCCAGCCGGTTACGCGTTCAATCGGTGCTTCCAGATAGTGG
This window encodes:
- a CDS encoding ABC transporter permease — encoded protein: MKTPTPSLKRQWVLGLAGLLSLLLLWWLGIEVFGSAQGLSARFSPQATFASLIELLGSAQLYDNVWVSLKRIVFSLLLALLIGVPLGLLIGGSRNLEAATTPAFQFLRMISPLSWMPVVVMLMGVGDQPIYFLLTFAAVWPIVLNTIAGVRQLDPRWLQLSRSLSATRWETMRRVILPGVLGHVLTGVRLSIGILWIVLVPCEMLGVSAGLGYFILDTRDRLAYSELMAMVVLIGLLGFALDAFARSLHRRWVHA
- the lpdA gene encoding dihydrolipoyl dehydrogenase — protein: MQPTQHTTLLIIGGGPGGYVAAIRAGQLGIATILIEGQSLGGTCLNVGCIPSKALIHVAEQFHTTQRYSTNASPLGIKTQAPTLDIGQSVQWKNSIVDRLTTGVGALLKKHGVKVIHGWAKILDGKAVEVDGQRIECEHLLLATGSQTVDLPILPIGGAIISSTEALAPTAIPKRLTVVGAGYIGLELGIAYRKLGAEVTVVEARDRILPTYDKELTLPVAESLKALGITLYLEHSVEGFQASSKTLSMRNRMGESQTLETDQVLVSVGRRPRTQGFNLETLALGMNGPAIRVDNRCQTSMRNVWAIGDLTGEPMLAHRAMAQGEMVAEIIAGKHREFSPTAIAAVCFTDPEIVVVGKTPAEAEAAGLDFISASFPFSANGRAMTLESKNGFVRVVARRDNHLIVGWQAVGAGVSELSTAFGQSLEMGACLEDIAGTIHAHPTLGEAVQEAALRALGHALHL
- a CDS encoding ABC1 kinase family protein, with protein sequence MLEPTWTALKHHRRLQHIVATLVRFGAQDVLIRLGLGRLLAEVNAEPGESLPATVPQRVRMALETLGPTFIKCGQILASRSDILSAQWVDELQALHSQASTLPWAELEAQVLEDLGCALDQVFAEFDTQPLAAASMAQVYRARLLSGEAVVVKVQRPGLRRQMTADLQLLESVAQLVEQNEALALYQPRQMVRQLARAMLEELDFTQEGQNCDSVAQHFAQTPHIVIPRIYWAFSSQRLLVQAFLPSYTPLARGALIAQGLDPSLLAQRGAQAFIKMLLEDGLFHGDPHPGNLRAMSDNRVGFIDFGMVGRLDERRRLEVMSFMRALTEGSSETLIGVLIDWSGERVQDLSLIEQAAREYMARHTGGPLKMSALITDFLGLIRDYRLQLPADLLVLFKALITADGVLTQLDPDLDLVATAKPAVEKMLREQFDWKAAKRLGIEGLQVGQGLLADLPKLTRLMVHRLKHGVLDLKVDMPGLERLERSLRLASTRLSLALLISALLIAFGPQIAAAGPVWQGLSAVGWLAGIATLGGLLAFLWSLFKGP
- a CDS encoding dihydrolipoamide acetyltransferase family protein; the encoded protein is MGTHVIKMPDIGEGIAQVELVEWFVKVGDMVSEDQVVADVMTDKATVDIPSPVAGRVMALGGQPGEVMAVGSELIRIEVEGAGNLRESAAPVAAPEPVAAPKAAPQARVEVAIVSAPAIKSAPTLRATPVAREANERPLASPAVRKRAWDAGIELRFVQGSGPAGRVLHDDLDAYLAQDTSTSAAPASGYAKRNDEQQIPVIGLRRKIAQRMQDAKRRAAHFSYVEEIDVTALEELRAQLNQKWGDSRGKLTLLPFLVRAMVVALRDFPQINVRYDDEAQIITRFGAAHIGVAAQSDGGLMVPVVRHAETLTLWGAADEIARLANAVRTGKATREELSGSTITLTSLGALGGIVSTPVVNLPEVAIIGVNRIVERPMVVKGQIVIRKMMNLSSSFDHRVVDGMDAAQFIQAMRGLLEQPATLFLE
- a CDS encoding uracil-xanthine permease family protein, coding for MTSPNTPHEAESQTSELVFGLEDRPKPWIGFLAALQHLLAIIVPIVTPGLLICQALGVSSRDTNLIVSMSLVISGIATFVQCKRFGPFGAGLLIVQGTSFNFVGPLIAGGALMVKQGTPVEGVMAAIFGVVIAGSFVEMGISRVLPFVKRMITPLVTGIVVLMIGLTLIKVGLISMGGGFSAMANGTFANGENLMLSGVVLAIIVVLNRIPLVWMRSCAIVIALAVGYALAGYLGRLDFTGMHQAEVFQVPMPLHFGLGFSWALFIPMLVIYLVTSLEAIGDVTATSKVSRQPVEGPVWMQRIKGGVLVNGANSLLAGVFNTFPSSIFAQNNGVIQLTGIASRHIGVWIAGMLILLGLFPSVAGAIQAVPEPVLGGAAMVMFGAVAASGINILASIHLDRRALLIIAVSLALGLGVSQVPEFLAHMPAALRNVLESGVATGGICALLLNWFLPETEKNPAA
- a CDS encoding ABC transporter ATP-binding protein — protein: MNAVVLEARHITLGYARDAGWQSVLEGFDLQLMPGEVVSVLGPSGVGKSSLLRVLAGLQTAHSGSVSVLGQPLTAPHPRVAVAFQDPSLLPWLSLESNVAFGLDFARQPTVSSAERKARVDQAIIEVGLQHARGQYPAQLSGGMAQRVALARCLARQPHVLLLDEPFGALDEVTRADMQHLLLKVIARHNTAALLITHDIDEALLLSDRILLLGHSPAHTVGEWRIDLAQPREERIDELGALRIEILKTLRRASRTPDAVIDPLPDSLEREHVPGRLHSHTT
- a CDS encoding ABC transporter substrate-binding protein — its product is MCLDDFTHTRRDILKLSAMLTAAGALPMLASLQARAAAEPDAPVRIGYLPITDATPLLVAHNNGLFEAEGIKAERPVLLRSWAQVIEAFISGQVNVIHLLSPMTVWARYGSKVPAKVVAWNHVGGSGLTVAPGIREVKQLGGQSVAIPFWYSIHNVVVQQLFRDNGLQPVTRPVNSPLAANEVNLVVMPPSDMPPALATQRIAGYIVAEPFNALAEDLKVGRVQRFTGDMWRNHACCVVFMHEHDLNNRPEWSQKVVNAIVKAQLWTRDNREQAAKLLAKDGDNRYTPHSSQVLQRVLAPAATERTGYENDGAIQHANWDEQRIDFQPYPFPSYTEALVTRLKHTLIQGDNGFLADLDPAHVAQDLVDDRFVKNSIASVGGLKAFGLPESFTRTEEFGF
- a CDS encoding helix-turn-helix transcriptional regulator, encoding MSTYGSRLRQERLRLKLTQERFATAGGVGRYAQSCYERNLSLPRADYLAAITLIGADVLYIITQRHTLHSVDNISTVSENGQLTES